Proteins encoded by one window of Vigna radiata var. radiata cultivar VC1973A chromosome 5, Vradiata_ver6, whole genome shotgun sequence:
- the LOC106761076 gene encoding uncharacterized protein LOC106761076 isoform X2 yields the protein MDDLGQCLLEFFVRSRLPDTRIVSMSDPDSRFKKTFLLKILQNHLSSDRINITENFLRILEHLEELFRSDGFPITATMSAAYCAVAVECTIKYLRLNLYSHNPLYLRAVNRIWRNRIPYMNSSGSREESLLFSVELEGWRRDIETSLLDSQARERLAAVKTRRDAIIKLRACLEEALTVLGTPLVPLTATEHTNKTQRNQEGGHTEHTNKAQLNEEGEVQKCNSAAAENLYLPTTVEVEKIGDCMSGVEKIGDCISEELLAQDSLPKIVEVEKVRDCISGDLQALAKDFLTTTMEDNEEVQKTIEADLSCPQDINDNKTDPVENAARVDERDSVDNLQGGTSRFNLQSPKRRKHSPLKIYKPTVVTKRRKIKRWTQLEEETLKNGVETFGMGNWKLILNAHKDIFEERTEVDLKDKWRNMSRHGCK from the exons ATGGATGATCTTGGACAGTGCCTGTTGGAATTCTTTGTTCGGAGCCGCCTCCCAGACACTCGAATCGTCTCCATGTCCGATCCCGATTCCCGTTTCAagaaaacttttcttctcaagATTCTTCAAAACCACCTATCTTCTGATCGCATTAACATTACTGAAAACTTTCTCAGAATCCTCGAGCATCTTGAGGAACTCTTTCGCTCCGATGGCTTTCCGATCACTGCCACAATGAGTGCCGCTTACTGTGCCGTGGCGGTGGAGTGCACGATCAAGTATTTGCGTTTGAATCTTTACAGCCACAATCCTCTCTACCTCCGCGCCGTGAACAGGATATGGCGGAATAGGATTCCGTATATGAATAGTTCCGGTTCCAGAGAAGAGAGCCTTCTGTTCTCAGTAGAGTTGGAGGGGTGGAGAAGGGATATTGAAACTTCCCTTTTAGATTCACAAGCGAGGGAGCGATTGGCCGCAGTAAAAACTAGAAGGGATGCCATTATCAAGCTCAGGGCGTGTTTGGAAGAAGCCCTTACCGTTTTGGGTACTCCTCTTGTTCCGTTAACAGCTACCGAGCACACGAATAAGACCCAACGAAACCAAGAAGGAG GTCACACCGAGCACACAAATAAGGCTCAACTAAACGAAGAAGGAG AAGTTCAAAAGTGTAACAGTGCCGCCGCTGAGAATTTGTATTTACCTACCACTGTTGAAGTTGAAAAGATTGGAGATTGCATGTCTGGGGTTGAAAAGATTGGGGATTGCATTTCTGAGGAGCTGTTGGCTCAGGATTCTTTACCAAAAATTGTTGAAGTTGAAAAGGTTCGAGATTGCATTTCTGGAGACTTGCAAGCATTGGCTAAAGATTTTTTAACAACAACTATGGAAGATAATGAGGAGGTACAGAAGACTATAGAGGCAGATTTATCTTGCCCACAAgatataaatgataataaaactGATCCAGTGGAAAATGCCGCACGTGTTGACGAg CGAGATTCGGTAGATAATCTGCAGGGTGGAACATCAAGATTTAATTTGCAAAGTCCCAAGAGGAGAAAACATTCTCCATTGAAAATCTATAAACCAACCGTCGTtacaaaaaggagaaaaataaaaaggtggACTCAGTTAGAAGAAGAGACACTTAAGAATGGCGTAGAGAC GTTTGGCATGGGAAATTGGAAGCTAATCCTAAATGCTCACAAAGATATATTTGAAGAGAGAACCGAA GTTGACTTGAAAGACAAATGGAGAAATATGTCGCGGCATGGCTGCAAATGA
- the LOC106761076 gene encoding uncharacterized protein LOC106761076 isoform X1: MDDLGQCLLEFFVRSRLPDTRIVSMSDPDSRFKKTFLLKILQNHLSSDRINITENFLRILEHLEELFRSDGFPITATMSAAYCAVAVECTIKYLRLNLYSHNPLYLRAVNRIWRNRIPYMNSSGSREESLLFSVELEGWRRDIETSLLDSQARERLAAVKTRRDAIIKLRACLEEALTVLGTPLVPLTATEHTNKTQRNQEGGHTEHTNKAQLNEEGEHTEHTEHTNKVQQNEEGEVQKCNSAAAENLYLPTTVEVEKIGDCMSGVEKIGDCISEELLAQDSLPKIVEVEKVRDCISGDLQALAKDFLTTTMEDNEEVQKTIEADLSCPQDINDNKTDPVENAARVDERDSVDNLQGGTSRFNLQSPKRRKHSPLKIYKPTVVTKRRKIKRWTQLEEETLKNGVETFGMGNWKLILNAHKDIFEERTEVDLKDKWRNMSRHGCK, translated from the exons ATGGATGATCTTGGACAGTGCCTGTTGGAATTCTTTGTTCGGAGCCGCCTCCCAGACACTCGAATCGTCTCCATGTCCGATCCCGATTCCCGTTTCAagaaaacttttcttctcaagATTCTTCAAAACCACCTATCTTCTGATCGCATTAACATTACTGAAAACTTTCTCAGAATCCTCGAGCATCTTGAGGAACTCTTTCGCTCCGATGGCTTTCCGATCACTGCCACAATGAGTGCCGCTTACTGTGCCGTGGCGGTGGAGTGCACGATCAAGTATTTGCGTTTGAATCTTTACAGCCACAATCCTCTCTACCTCCGCGCCGTGAACAGGATATGGCGGAATAGGATTCCGTATATGAATAGTTCCGGTTCCAGAGAAGAGAGCCTTCTGTTCTCAGTAGAGTTGGAGGGGTGGAGAAGGGATATTGAAACTTCCCTTTTAGATTCACAAGCGAGGGAGCGATTGGCCGCAGTAAAAACTAGAAGGGATGCCATTATCAAGCTCAGGGCGTGTTTGGAAGAAGCCCTTACCGTTTTGGGTACTCCTCTTGTTCCGTTAACAGCTACCGAGCACACGAATAAGACCCAACGAAACCAAGAAGGAG GTCACACCGAGCACACAAATAAGGCTCAACTAAACGAAGAAGGAG AGCACACCGAGCACACCGAGCACACGAATAAGGTCCAACAAAATGAAGAAGGAG AAGTTCAAAAGTGTAACAGTGCCGCCGCTGAGAATTTGTATTTACCTACCACTGTTGAAGTTGAAAAGATTGGAGATTGCATGTCTGGGGTTGAAAAGATTGGGGATTGCATTTCTGAGGAGCTGTTGGCTCAGGATTCTTTACCAAAAATTGTTGAAGTTGAAAAGGTTCGAGATTGCATTTCTGGAGACTTGCAAGCATTGGCTAAAGATTTTTTAACAACAACTATGGAAGATAATGAGGAGGTACAGAAGACTATAGAGGCAGATTTATCTTGCCCACAAgatataaatgataataaaactGATCCAGTGGAAAATGCCGCACGTGTTGACGAg CGAGATTCGGTAGATAATCTGCAGGGTGGAACATCAAGATTTAATTTGCAAAGTCCCAAGAGGAGAAAACATTCTCCATTGAAAATCTATAAACCAACCGTCGTtacaaaaaggagaaaaataaaaaggtggACTCAGTTAGAAGAAGAGACACTTAAGAATGGCGTAGAGAC GTTTGGCATGGGAAATTGGAAGCTAATCCTAAATGCTCACAAAGATATATTTGAAGAGAGAACCGAA GTTGACTTGAAAGACAAATGGAGAAATATGTCGCGGCATGGCTGCAAATGA
- the LOC106760822 gene encoding uncharacterized protein LOC106760822 yields MGSQVSKQMERRKTIHTEKKVLSDLKTSGEEYPGSEYRPQDRKNWMSGLNPEKLRINQIVWPGTHDSATNKIGIPLVTRPFAQCQSLSIYRQLVLGTRVLDIRVQENRKICHGILVTYSVDVVLNDVKKFLSETQSEVIILEIRTEYGHEDPPEFDKYLEEQLGEFLIPQDEGVFGKSIAELLPKRVICVWKPRKSAQPKAGSPLWSAGFLKDNWVNTDLPSTKFDANLKHLSEHPPVTSRKYFYRVENTVTPVADNPVLCVKPVTRRIHGYARLFIAQCFAKGIADKLQVLSTDFIEEDFVDACAGLTHARVEGKA; encoded by the coding sequence ATGGGTTCTCAAGTGTCTAAACAGATGGAACGGAGAAAGACAATTCACACAGAGAAGAAAGTTCTCTCCGATCTGAAAACGTCCGGAGAAGAGTACCCTGGCTCTGAGTACCGTCCTCAAGACAGGAAAAACTGGATGTCTGGTCTGAACCCAGAGAAACTACGCATCAACCAGATCGTCTGGCCTGGGACGCACGATTCTGCCACCAACAAAATCGGCATCCCCCTCGTCACTCGTCCTTTCGCCCAGTGCCAATCGCTCTCCATATACCGGCAGTTGGTCCTTGGTACCCGCGTCCTTGACATTCGGGTCCAAGAAAACCGTAAAATCTGCCATGGCATCCTGGTCACCTACAGCGTGGACGTGGTCCTGAACGACGTGAAGAAGTTCCTGTCTGAGACACAGTCGGAGGTGATCATCCTGGAGATCAGAACAGAGTACGGGCACGAGGACCCACCCGAATTCGATAAGTACTTGGAGGAGCAGTTGGGGGAGTTTCTGATCCCTCAGGACGAGGGCGTTTTCGGGAAGAGCATAGCGGAGCTGTTGCCGAAGAGAGTTATTTGCGTGTGGAAGCCCAGAAAATCGGCCCAGCCCAAAGCAGGGAGTCCTCTGTGGAGTGCGGGCTTTCTGAAGGATAATTGGGTGAACACGGATCTTCCTTCCACGAAGTTCGACGCTAATTTAAAGCACTTGAGCGAGCACCCACCCGTGACGTCGCGCAAGTACTTCTACAGGGTGGAGAACACCGTTACGCCAGTGGCCGATAACCCTGTTCTGTGCGTGAAACCCGTTACACGACGGATTCATGGATACGCCAGGCTCTTCATCGCTCAGTGCTTCGCTAAAGGCATCGCTGATAAGCTTCAGGTTCTCTCCACCGATTTCATCGAGGAGGATTTTGTTGATGCCTGCGCCGGACTCACTCATGCAAGGGTCGAAGGCAAAGCCTGA
- the LOC106760502 gene encoding uncharacterized protein LOC106760502, with the protein MERMDDLRHCLLEFLIRSPFPDPEEKDNMVKNMLRVFSMSKSNHDSGFKRIFLLKIIQNDLSSPTINISENILKILEHLEELFLCDAFPVPATLSAAYCAVAVECTIRYLHLNLHHDLLYLRAVKRIWQVRIPHQNSSGSREGSLPFSVELEQWKKDIETSLSDSQMRKRLASIDTRGDAIIKLRAFFDEACTVLGSPFAQLTVTEHTNKAQENEERGDCIYGKMQALAKDSLTTTMEDNEETYLSCSTDISDDEVAQVKNAARVDEEDSEDNLQGGTSRFNLRSPNKKKHSPLKIYKSNAFTKRRKTKRWSHLEEETLKNGVEKFGRGNWKLILNAHKDIFEERTEVNLKDKWRNITRYGANKS; encoded by the exons ATGGAGAGAATGGATGATCTTCGGCACTGTCTATTAGAATTTCTTATTCGGAGCCCCTTTCCAGACCCAGAAGAGAAAGATAATATGGTCAAAAATATGCTTAGAGTTTTTTCCATGTCTAAGTCTAATCATGATTCCGGTTTTAAAAGGATATTCCTTcttaaaatcattcaaaatgACCTTTCTTCTCCGACCATCAACATCTCCGAAAACATTCTCAAAATCCTCGAACATCTTGAAGAACTCTTTCTTTGCGATGCCTTTCCGGTTCCTGCCACCTTGAGTGCCGCCTACTGCGCCGTGGCGGTGGAATGCACAATCAGGTATCTGCATCTGAATCTTCACCACGATCTTCTCTACCTCCGCGCAGTGAAGAGGATATGGCAAGTTAGGATTCCGCATCAGAATAGTTCCGGTTCCAGAGAAGGGAGTCTTCCATTCTCGGTGGAGTTGGAGCAATGGAAAAAGGACATCGAAACTTCCCTTTCGGATTCACAAATGAGGAAGCGATTGGCTTCCATAGATACTAGAGGGGATGCCATTATCAAGCTCAGGGCGTTTTTCGACGAAGCCTGTACCGTTTTGGGTTCTCCTTTTGCTCAGTTAACAGTTACAGAACACACAAATAAGGCCCAAGAAAACGAAGAAAGAG GGGATTGCATTTATGGGAAGATGCAAGCCTTGGCTAAGGATTCTTTAACAACAACTATGGAAGATAACGAGGAGACATATTTATCCTGCTCCACGGATATAAGTGATGATGAGGTGGCTCAAGTGAAAAATGCAGCACGTGTTGATGAG GAGGATTCAGAAGATAATCTGCAAGGTGGAACATCAAGATTTAATTTACGTAGTCccaataagaaaaaacattctCCATTGAAAATCTATAAATCAAACGCCtttacaaaaagaagaaaaacaaaaaggtgGAGTCACTTAGAAGAAGAGACACTTAAGAATGGTGTAGAGAA GTTTGGCAGGGGAAATTGGAAGCTAATCCTAAATGCTCACAAGGATATATTTGAAGAGAGAACCGAA GTTAATTTGAAGGACAAATGGAGAAATATAACACGCTATGGAGCAAATAAATCATAG